In a single window of the Mustela nigripes isolate SB6536 chromosome 17, MUSNIG.SB6536, whole genome shotgun sequence genome:
- the PDCD5 gene encoding programmed cell death protein 5 isoform X2 gives MAEEELEALRKQRLAELQAKHGDPGDAAQQEAKHREAEMRNSILAQVLDQSARARLSNLALVKPEKTKAVENYLIQMARYGQLSGKVSEQGLIEILEKVSQQTEKKTTVKIPSEGILSACGLLICPHHRS, from the exons ATGGCGGAGGAGGAACTGGAGGCGCTGAGGAAGCAGAGGTTGGCCGAACTGCAGGCGAAGCATGGG gatcctggcGATGCAGCACAACAGGAAGCAAAGCACAG GGAAGCAGAAATGAGAAACAGTATCTTAGCCCAAGTCCTGGATCAGTCAGCCCGGGCCCGTT taagtaACTTAGCACTTGTAAAGCCCGAAAAAACTAAAGCAGTAGAGAATTACCTCATACAGATGGCAAGATACGGACAACTAAGTGGGAAG GTATCAGAACAAGGTTTAATAGAAATCCTTGAAAAAGTAAgccaacaaacagaaaagaaaaccacagttaAA ATCCCAAGTGAAGGAATTCTTTCAGCCTGTGGTTTGCTCATTTGTCCACATCACAGAAGTTAG
- the PDCD5 gene encoding programmed cell death protein 5 isoform X1 — protein MAEEELEALRKQRLAELQAKHGDPGDAAQQEAKHREAEMRNSILAQVLDQSARARLSNLALVKPEKTKAVENYLIQMARYGQLSGKVSEQGLIEILEKVSQQTEKKTTVKQIPSEGILSACGLLICPHHRS, from the exons ATGGCGGAGGAGGAACTGGAGGCGCTGAGGAAGCAGAGGTTGGCCGAACTGCAGGCGAAGCATGGG gatcctggcGATGCAGCACAACAGGAAGCAAAGCACAG GGAAGCAGAAATGAGAAACAGTATCTTAGCCCAAGTCCTGGATCAGTCAGCCCGGGCCCGTT taagtaACTTAGCACTTGTAAAGCCCGAAAAAACTAAAGCAGTAGAGAATTACCTCATACAGATGGCAAGATACGGACAACTAAGTGGGAAG GTATCAGAACAAGGTTTAATAGAAATCCTTGAAAAAGTAAgccaacaaacagaaaagaaaaccacagttaAA CAGATCCCAAGTGAAGGAATTCTTTCAGCCTGTGGTTTGCTCATTTGTCCACATCACAGAAGTTAG
- the PDCD5 gene encoding programmed cell death protein 5 isoform X3, whose amino-acid sequence MAEEELEALRKQRLAELQAKHGDPGDAAQQEAKHREAEMRNSILAQVLDQSARARLSNLALVKPEKTKAVENYLIQMARYGQLSGKVSEQGLIEILEKVSQQTEKKTTVKFNRRKVMDSDEEDDY is encoded by the exons ATGGCGGAGGAGGAACTGGAGGCGCTGAGGAAGCAGAGGTTGGCCGAACTGCAGGCGAAGCATGGG gatcctggcGATGCAGCACAACAGGAAGCAAAGCACAG GGAAGCAGAAATGAGAAACAGTATCTTAGCCCAAGTCCTGGATCAGTCAGCCCGGGCCCGTT taagtaACTTAGCACTTGTAAAGCCCGAAAAAACTAAAGCAGTAGAGAATTACCTCATACAGATGGCAAGATACGGACAACTAAGTGGGAAG GTATCAGAACAAGGTTTAATAGAAATCCTTGAAAAAGTAAgccaacaaacagaaaagaaaaccacagttaAA ttcAACAGAAGAAAAGTCATGGACTCTGATGAAGAGGACGATTATTGA